GCTGGGTTTGACGCTGCTGGCAACGGGCTTGGTCAGCATCTTCAAGGTTGGTGAGCAGCAGGTGCTGGGCTTTGACCTGGAACTGCTAGCACTGCTGGCCGTGCCGCTGGGCGTGGTGCTTTTCCTGACGCGGCGGCGGTTCACGGAGGGGGACTGAAGCCCTGGCACGATTTCTCGGTGCCGTCTCTGACCCAAAATCATATGGGACAACAGTCGATCAACAGCGCGTTGATCGATGATCTTAGCGTTGGACCTTGCCGGTGGATTGGGGGTTACTTTGAACATACTGGTAACTCCTAACGTTGGTTAGATGCCGCCAAAATCACTGCTAAATGATCGGTGGCGGCTGTAACGCAGGCCAGGTGCGTCGGAAATGTGTAATGCCACATTGACCAGCCTTGCCAACTCTGCGGGCGCGGCCTAATTCTGATCCTAGACAGCACGGATCTAGCGCACATGAAAGGTCACCTGGGCCAGCGCGGCGCCGAGCCCGAACGGCAGTAGTATCGCTCGGGTCGCGGTGGGGGCCGGGCTACGCATGTCTTCAGCCAAAGCAGCCACGTCTCGGTGCAACTGTTCAATGCTGGCTTGAGTCGTGGGAGGTAAGGACATACAGCGTCTTCCTGTCGGGATCAGATCGCGCCTTGTGCGCGGCTCCGAGGCGGGTCGTGCGTCATTTTTCCTGCCTGTCGTCTAGGTTATATTTTGCGCGGACGGCGGGTTATCGGATGACGTCCGCCAAGGTTGTAGGCAAACTCCGAGAATTGCGTAATGGGCGCATTTGGGCACTTTTCCGCCTTGTTGGGCTTTTTTTCGACGGGATACTCTCCGGACGTCGCTGCCAATCAGCTTACGTCCAAACACCCAATGAAGGGATCGCCTGCACCGGCTGCAACCGCTCAAGCACTTCCCCCGTCAACACAACCTCATACGTATCCGCCGGCCGCCCCCACTGCTCCACAATGACCATGCGCTCCACCAAAAGCCCCGCCAATCCAGTAATCGTATCGGCCAACACCTCGACGATTTCTTGAGTGCGCAACCACAAGCGATCATTAATGTCTGTCAGCTCAGCAATGATGCGATCAGACGACGCTGGGTCCGTATCGGGATAGGCGATATTTCGAAGCAAGTACCGCAACTCTCTTATTTTTGCGTGATCCTGCTCCGCTCCAAACTCTCCTTTCAGGATGGCTGCCGCTTTCGACTTATCGACGCGTTTCTCGGGCGAGTGCTTTGCAGGCAAGGTCTGCGCCATGGCGCCAGCGAAGAGGACCATTATCCGGGCTTCCAAATGTTCCTTCATGGCGTCGAGCGACGAAATGGACCGCGTCAAGGTAATGGAGGCCCCGCCATGATGCGTCAGGCCCATGGTCACTTTCAGGGTCACATCACCCGTTTCAAAACCCAGGGCTCGGGCTACGACGTAATGCCCCATTTCGTGATTGGCAATCTGCAGTGCATAGTCGCGCAGAGCCGCAGGCATGCTCTTCATTTCGATCCCCTCGCTTCACAGCCCCTGGTTGCGCATTCGACTACGAGTGACAATTTGTGTCCATCCAATTAACCCGTTGAGGGCATGGACTGCCTGTAATATGCCTGCCCATTGCTCTGTACCGCTGGAGATACCCCTTTGCCTGACACTCGCCCGCCCGTTCTCGACGAAATCGACCGCCAATTGATCGCCGCCTTGCAGATCAATGCCCGTGAAAGTGTGGCCATGCTTGCCCGGCAACTGGGCATCGCCCGGACCACCGTTACTTCGCGCCTGGCCCGGTTGGAAAAGGCCAAGGTGATCACCGGTTACGGTGTGCGACTGGGTCAGCGTGTGGTGGATGGCGGATTGCAGGCTTACGTCGGGATTACGGTGCAACCGAGGTCTGGCAAGGAAGTGCTGCGACGACTTAGCGCCATGGCTCAGGTGCAGCAGCTGTGTGCGGTGAGTGGCGAGTTTGATTATGTGGCGTGGTTGCGCACCGATTCGCCGGAGCAGCTGGATCAGTTGCTGGATCAGATCGGCAGTGTGGATGGGGTGGAGAAAACGACGACTTCGATCATCCTGAGCAGCAAGATTGATCGGGGGCAGCCGGTTTGAATTTCTGCCGGTAGGTCTTCGGTGTCTGGTCGGGCCTCTTCGCAGGCAGCCTCGCTCCTACAATATGTAGTGATAAATCGTCATATTGATAAAATAATTAGCAAAACGACGACACATTGCGTCTTATTAACGTGTTCTACGCTCTCTAGAATGGCTGCCATCTTTTCCTATACTCAGACGCGCATCCTGCGTCGGGTCGCCAGCAAGGTCAGCCATGAACAAGAACAATCGCCATCCTGCAGACGGTAAAAAACCAGTCACTATTTTCGGCCCGGACTTTCCTTTCGCCTTCGACGACTGGATCGAGCACCCGGCCGGGCTGGGCAGCATTCCAGCGCACAATCACGGCGCCGAAGTGGCGATTGTCGGGGCTGGCATTGCCGGTCTGGTGGCCGCCTATGAACTGATGAAACTGGGCCTCAAACCTGTCGTCTACGAAGCCTCGAAAATGGGCGGTCGTCTGCGCTCCCAGGCGTTCAACGGTGCCGAAGGCATCATCGCCGAGCTCGGCGGCATGCGCTTCCCGGTGTCGTCCACTGCGTTTTATCACTACGTCGACAAACTCGGCCTCGAGACCAAGCCCTTCCCGAACCCGCTGACCCCCGCGTCTGGCAGCACGGTGATCGATCTGGAAGGCAAAACCCATTACGCACAGAAACTGGCGGATCTTCCTGCACTGTTCCAGGAAGTCGCTGACGCCTGGGCCGATGCCCTGGAAGACGGTTCGCGCTTCGGCGAGATCCAGCAGGCGATCCGCGATCGCGACGTGCCGCGCCTCAAGGAATTGTGGAACACCTTGGTGCCGTTGTGGGACGACCGCACGTTCTACGATTTCGTCGCCACCTCCAAAGCCTTCGCCAAGCTCTCCTTCCATCACCGCGAAGTGTTCGGCCAGGTCGGTTTCGGCACCGGTGGCTGGGACTCGGACTTCCCCAACTCGATGCTGGAAATCTTCCGCGTGGTGATGACCAACTGCGACGATCACCAGCACCTGGTGGTCGGCGGCGTGGAACAAGTGCCGCAAGGCATCTGGCGCCATGTGCCGGAGCGTTGCGTGCACTGGCCGGAAGGCACCAGCCTCAGCTCGCTGCACAACGGCGCACCGCGTACCGGCGTGAAGAAAATTGCCCACGCGGCAGGCGGCCGTTTTGCGGTCACCGACAACTGGGGCGACACCCGCGAATACGCAGCGGTGCTGACCACTTGCCAGAGCTGGCTGCTGACCACCCAGATCGAATGCGACGAGAGCCTGTTCTCGCAAAAGATGTGGATGGCCCTGGACCGTACCCGCTACATGCAGTCGTCGAAAACTTTCGTGATGGTCGACCGCCCGTTCTGGAAGGACAAAGACCCGGAAACCGGCCGCGACCTGATGAGCATGACCCTCACTGATCGCCTGACCCGTGGCACGTACTTGTTCGATAACGGCGACGACAAGCCTGGGGTGATTTGCCTGTCGTACTCATGGATGAGCGACGCCCTGAAAATGCTTCCACAGCCAGTGGAAAAGCGCGTGAAGCTGGCGCTGGATGCGTTGAAGAAGATCTACCCGAAAGTCGACATCGCCGCGCGGATCATCGGCGATCCGATCACCGTGTCGTGGGAAGCCGACCCGCATTTCCTCGGGGCCTTCAAGGGCGCCCTGCCCGGTCACTACCGCTACAACCAGCGCATGTACGCGCACTTCATGCAGGACGACATGCCGCCCGAGCAACGCGGGATTTTCATCGCCGGCGATGACGTTTCATGGACACCGGCGTGGGTTGAAGGCGCGGTGCAGACCTCGCTCAACGCGGTGTGGGGCATCATGAAACACTTCGGCGGTGAAACTCACGCTGAAAACCCGGGTCCAGGAGATGTGTTCAACGAGATCGGTCCGATCGCCCTGCCCGAGTAAGAGGAATCCGAAATGCGCGTAGCCCTTTACCAATGTCCACCGCTGCCCCTGGATGTCGCAGGCAACCTGCAACGCCTGCATCAACTGGCGCTGGAGGCCAAGGGCGCGGATTTGCTGGTGGTGCCGGAGATGTTCCTGACCGGCTACAACATCGGCATAGACGCCGTCAGCGTGCTGGCGGAGGTGCACAACGGTGAATCGGCGCAGCAAATCGCGCGCATCGCCAAGGCAGCCGGGATCGCCATTCTGTATGGCTACCCCGAGCGTACCGAGGATGGGCAGATCTACAACGCCGTGCAGTTGATCGACGCCCATGGCGAGCGGCTGTGCAACTACCGCAAGACTCATCTGTTCGGTGACCTCGATCACTCGATGTTCAGCCCCGGGTCGGATGAGTTTCCGTTGGTTGAACTCAATGGCTGGAAGCTTGGCTTTTTGATCTGCTACGACCTGGAGTTCCCGGAAAACGCCCGGCGTCTGGCGTTGGCCGGTGCCGAGCTGATCCTGGTGCCGACGGCGAACATGATTCCCTACGATTTCATCGCCGACGTCACCGTCCGCGCCCGGGCCTTCGAAAACCAGTGTTATGTGGCTTACGCCAACTACTGTGGGAGCGAGGGCGAGATCCAGTATTGCGGCCAGAGCAGCATCGCCGCGCCGGATGGCAGCCGTATCGCCCAGGCCGGTCTTGATGAAGCGCTGATTGTCGGTGAGCTGGATCGCCAGCTGATGATCGATTCCCGCGCAGCCAATCGCTACTTCCTCGATCGCCGTCCCGAGCTTTACGACGCGCTGAACAAGCGCTGATCCACTTAGGGGGCGTTCTCAATATGTTTCCCCGGCGCAGTGTGGAAACTCATTGAGAACGCCCCCTAATCCGCTAGCATTAGCGCTTCTCTGTTCTGGAAGTGCTCATGCCTGCGCTGAATCACCCCCACCTTCACACTGAAACCCTGGCCAACGGTTTGCGGGTGACGCTGCGTCATGCTCCCGGTTTGAAGCGCGGCGCCGCTGCGTTGCGGGTCGCTGCCGGCAGTCACGACGTGCCATCGGCCTGGCCGGGGCTGGCGCACTTTCTCGAGCATTTGCTGTTCCTGGGTACAGAGCGCTTTCCCGCAGGACAAGGGCTGATGGCCTACGTACAAGGTCATGGCGGGCAGGTAAACGCGCGAACCAGCGAACGGACGACGGACTTCTTTTTCGAACTGCCGCCCCAGGCGTTCAGCGCTGGGCTGGAGCGTCTGTCAGACATGCTCGCCCATCCGCGTATGAATCCGGACGATCAGCGGCGGGAACGGGAAGTGCTGCACGCCGAATTTGTCGCCTGGTCGCGGGATGCCACAGCCCAACAGCAATTCGCGCTGTTCGACGGGCTCTCGGCGGCTCACCCGTTACGGGCGTTTCATGCTGGCAACCGTTACAGCCTGCCGATTCCGCAGCCCGAGTTTCAGCAAGCGTTGAAGGACTTCCATCAGCAGTTTTATCAGACCGGGCAAATGACGTTGAGCCTGGCCGGCCCGCAGAGTCTCGAAGCATTGAAAGGGATGGCGCAGGCGTTTGCCCTTGCCATTCCCGCCGGTAAAAAAGTCCCCCAGGCAAAGCCCAGCCTGTTGATGGATTCATCGGCCAATAGTTATCAACAGGCTGGAGAACGTCGACTGGATCTGCTGTTCACCTTCGAAGGGCTGCCCGACTCATCGCCCGAAGCGCTGGCGTTCCTGTGCCATTGGCTGACCGCCGCAAAAACCGGCGGCCTGGTCGCGCAGCTGCGAGACAGCGGGCTGGCAGACAACCTGAAAGCTGCGCCGCTCTACTGCTACGCTGGGCAAGCCTTGCTGCACATCGAATTCACGCTGCCCGCAAACACCACGCAATCGGGCAACGTGATCCGCGAACGGCTTCTGGATTGGCTGGGCTTTTTTGCCTCCCGTCAGGATTGGGCCCAATTGCGCGAAGAATACGCAGCCCTGCAGCAGCGCCAACAACAAGTCAGCAGCGCCTTGCAACTGGCCCAACGGGACAGCGAGCAACTTGAACCGGGGTTGTCCGAACAGGGCGTTGTCGCCCTCAAGGCAATCCTGCAACAAATCGGCGCTGTGGATAACTTCACCGGCCAGTGGCAACTACCGCCCCCCAACCCGTTTTTGCGTACCGAGACTCCAGCCCCGAATGCCGGCTTGATTCGCGGCCAGACCAGCGCCCACCGTGGCCTGCGGACCTTTGCCCAGGATCGCTCGCGCAGTCGCCGCGAACGTTCGCCGATGCAGTTCAGTCAGGCGTTGCCGGATAACACGGATGAAGGCGCGGTTTATCTGCGCTGGCGCCTGGAGTCCGCGCCTCACGGCCGTCTTCAGACCAATCTGGAAAACAACCTGGGGCCGTTGCGCGAGGATGCACGTCAGGCCGGTGTCGACGTTTCCTTCAGCGCATCGGGCAATGAGTGGCTGCTGAAACTGACGGGCCTGCAGGAGCCGATGCCAACAGTCCTCGAACATGTGCTGAAAGCGCTGACAAAACCTGATGCCCGTTTCTTACAGGAAGCACCGACGGCCACCCCATTGATGCCGATTCGACAGCTGCTCAAGGCGTTGCCCGATCTATGCACTGAGCACACCGCAGCCTCGGATGACTTGCAGCAACTCTGGTCGAGTGCGCGCTGGGATGGCCTGGCGACCGGATTGTCGGCCCAGACGCAAGCGGCGATGGGGTTGGCGTTGAGTCGTGTGCCGGGAACGCCAGACCATCAATCGACGTCACCTCTATCGATCGGCTCACAGCATCTCTGGAGCGCCATCGATACCGGCTCCAGCGAACACGCGCTGTTACTCTTTTGTCCGACGGCAACCCATGACATCGCCGACGAAGCTGCCTGGCGCTTGCTCGCACACGTGTGCCAGACACCGTTCTATCAACGCTTGCGGGTGGAGCTGCAACTCGGTTACGCGGTGTTCAGTGGCCTGCGCCAGATCAACGGTCAGACCGGGCTGTTGTTCGGCGTGCAATCGCCGAGCGTCGCGCCTCTGGACTTGTTGCAGCACATCGAACAATTCCTCGGCGAGCTCGAAAGGATGATCGAAAGCATCGATGAGCTGACCTTCATCGCCCAACGCCAAGCCCTGGCCGATCAATTCGACAGCACCGCCCTGCCCAACACCCAGGCCGCCGAACTGCTCTGGCAAGGCAAACTGGCCGGCCACTCGTCGGATTATCTGGGCCTTTTACCTCAAGCGATTCTGAAGATCGACCGCAAAGCCTTGCTGGCCGCGGCACAGCGACTGAATAGGGCCGAAGGTGGCTGGCGCTGTCTGGCCAGCGGACCTTGCCCGACTACGCGCTGGCAAGTGGCAAAATGATCATTACCGGCGCTGCAATTAGCTTTCTCAAAGATTCGCAGCCAATCACTCTGTAATTTTGAGTAACATAGCCACCTAACTATCTGAACATCTCCGGCTGGAGGTGGACTATATGTGTAGGTCTCAACTGTCCCATCCACCTGAAGGAGCGCTTCTATGTCCTGGTCCAAACCTGCTTACACCGACCTGCGTATCGGCTTCGAAGTCACCATGTACTTCGCAAGCCGCTAAGCTCTGCCGTTTGGTAGAGAATGCAGTGCTACGCCTCGGCTTGCCGGGGCGTTTTTATTTTCAGTTTTCAATGATGGAGCGGCCATGTTTGTCCAGATTCTAGGTTCCGCCGCCGGCGGCGGTTTCCCCCAGTGGAACTGCAACTGCGCGAACTGCGCAGGTTTTCGCGACGGCAGCCTGCGGGCCGAAGCGCGTACCCAGTCGTCCATCGCGATTTCCGATGATGGCGTGAACTGGGTGCTGTGCAATGCTTCGCCGGACATCCGCGCCCAGCTCCAGAGTTTCGCGCCGATGCAGCCGGGACGCGCGCTGCGTGATACCGGCATCAGCGCAATCATCCTGATGGACAGCCAGATCGACCACACCACCGGCCTGCTCAGCCTGCGCGAAGGTTGCCCGCATCAGGTCTGGTGCACTGACATGGTCCATGAAGACCTGAGCACCGGGTTCCCGTTGTTCACCATGCTGACCCACTGGAACGGCGGGTTGAACTGGAACCGTATCGAACTCGATCAGAGCTTCACCGTCCCGGCCTGCCCGAATCTGCGTTTCACCCCACTGCCCCTGCGCAGCGCCGCCCCACCCTACTCGCCGCACCGCTTTGACCCGCATCCGGGCGACAACATCGGCCTGATCGTCGAAGACCTGAGCACCGGCGGTAAACTGTTCTACGCACCGGGCCTGGGCAAGGTCGATGCTCCGCTGCTGAAGATCATGGCCAGCAGCGATTGTCTGCTGGTAGACGGTACGATGTGGGACGACGACGAAATGCAGCGCCGTGGCGTCGGCACGCGCACGGGTCGGGAAATGGGCCATCTGGCGCAGAACGGCCCCGGCGGCATGCTCGAAGTGCTGGAACAACTGCCCAAGCAGCGCAAAGTGCTTATCCACATCAACAACACCAACCCGATTCTCGATGAGGATTCGCCAGAGCGTGCGGAGCTGGCCCGTCGTGAAGTTGAAGTGGCTTATGACGGCATGAGTATTGTGCTGTAGCGGATGGCCTCTTCGCGGGCCAGCCACGCTCCCACAGGGATAGCGCTATCTCTGTGGGAGCAGGCCTGCCCGCGAAGGCGTCAGACCAGACACCAAAGAATCCACCGGTTGTTCCCGGAGAACCGCAATGACTGACACCCCAATGTCCCCCGCCGAATTCGAAGCGGCCCTGCGCGCCAAGGGCGCCTACTACCACATCTATCACCCGTATCACGTGGCGATGTATGAAGGCCGGGCGACCCGCGAGCAGATCCAGGGCTGGGTCGCCAACCGCTTTTACTATCAGGTGAACATCCCGCTCAAGGACGCCGCGATCCTGGCCAACTGCCCGGACCGCGAGATTCGTCGCGAGTGGATTCAGCGCCTGCTGGACCATGACGGCGCCCCCGGTGAAGACGGCGGTATCGAAGCCTGGTTGCGTCTTGGGCAAGCGGTCGGCCTCGACCCGGATCAGTTGCGCTCCCAAGAACTGGTGCTGCCCGGCGTGCGTTTCGCTGTGGATGCCTACGTCAACTTCGCCCGCCGGGCCCGTTGGCAGGAAGCCGCCAGCAGCTCATTGACCGAGCTGTTTGCGCCGCAAATCCACCAATCGCGCCTCGACAGTTGGCCGCAGCATTATCCGTGGATCGACCCGGCCGGTTACGAATATTTCCGTACGCGCCTGGGCCAGGCTCGCCGGGATGTGGAGCACGGTCTGGCAATCACGTTGCAGCATTACACTACGCGGGAAGGCCAGGAGCGCATGCTGGAAATTCTCCAGTTCAAACTGGACATTCTTTGGAGCATGCTCGATGCCATGAGCATGGCCTACGAACTGAACCGCCCGCCGTACCACAGCGTGACCGAACAGCGGGTCTGGCATAAAGGAATCACCTTATGAGTTTTGATCGCAGCAAAACCCCGACCTGGCGTCCCGGCTACCGTTTCCAGTACGAACCGGCGCAAAAGGGCCATGTATTGCTCTACCCCGAAGGCATGATCAAACTCAATGAGAGCGCCGCGCTGATCGGTGGCTTGATCGATGGCCAGCGAGATGTCGCGGCCATCATCGCCGAGCTCGACAAACAGTTCCCCGGCGTGCCCGAGCTCGGTGACGACATCGAGCAATTCATGGAGGTCGCCCGTGCTCAGCACTGGATCGAACTTGCCTGATTCCGTGTCAGGCAAGTTACCGCCCAAGCCCGAAATCGGCCTGCCCCTTTGGCTGCTGGCCGAGCTGACCTATCGCTGCCCGTTGCAATGCCCGTACTGCTCCAATCCGCTGGATTTCGCCGAGCAAGGCCAGGAGTTGACCACCGAGCAGTGGATCAAGGTCTTTCGCGAAGCCCGGGAAATGGGCGCGGCGCAGTTGGGGTTTTCCGGTGGTGAACCGCTGGTACGCCAGGACCTCGCCGAGTTGATCGCTGAGGCGCGCAAACTGGGGTTCTACACCAACCTGATCACCTCCGGCATCGGCCTCACCGAGCAGAAAATCAGCGACTTCAAAAAGGCCGGCCTGGACCACATCCAGATCAGCTTCCAGGCCAGCGACGAGCAGGTGAACAACCTGCTGGCCGGCTCGAAAAAGGCCTTCGCGCAAAAACTCGAAATGGCCCGTGCGGTGAAGGCGCACGGCTATCCGATGGTGCTGAACTTCGTCACCCATCGGCACAACATCGACAAAATCGACCGGATCATCGAGCTGTGCATTGCCCTTGAGGCAGACTTCGTCGAACTCGCGACGTGCCAGTTCTATGGTTGGGCTCAGCTCAATCGGGTCGGCCTGCTACCGACCAAGGAACAATTGGTTCGCGCCGAACGCATCACCAACGAATACCGCGCGAAACTGGAAGCCGAAGGGCATCCGTGCAAGCTGATTTTCGTGACGCCGGACTATTACGAAGAGCGTCCGAAAGCCTGCATGAATGGCTGGGGCAGTATTTTTCTGACGGTCACACCAGACGGAACCGCCCTGCCCTGTCATGGCGCCCGACAGCTGCCGGTGCAGTTTCCCAACGTGCGCGACCACAGCATGCAGCACATCTGGTACGACTCGTTCGGCTTCAACCGCTTTCGCGGTTACGACTGGATGCCCGAGCCGTGCCGCTCCTGCGACGAGAAAGAAAAGGACTTCGGCGGCTGCCGTTGCCAGGCGTTCATGCTCACGGGTGACGCGAGCAATGCCGACCCGGTGTGCAGCAAGTCGAAACATCACGGCGTGATCCTCAAGGCCCGCGAAGAAGCCGAGCACGCGACCCAGACCATCGAACAACTGGCCTTTCGCAATGAACGAAACTCACGCCTCATCGCCAAAAGCTGAACCCTTGAGCGCCGCCAGGGCCGTCGCGGCCGGCATCGACTTCGCCGAGTTGCAGGTCGGGCCACATGGCCTGTTCTGGAACGAGTACCGCCCCGAAGATGCTGCCTGCCGAGTCTGGCAGTGGCGCGACGGTCAGGCCCATTGCCTGACGCCACCCACGTTCAGTGTGCGCAGCCGGGTGTACGAATATGGCGGTGGCGCGTTTTGTCTGACCGATGACGGGCTGGTGTTCGTCAACGAGGCCGATCAGCAGCTGTATCGGCAATCGCTGAGCGATGGGACGCCTGAGGTGCTGACTTCAAGTGAATGCCGGTACGGCGATCTGCACTTCGCCAACGGGCAAGTGCTGGCGGTGGAAGAAAACCGCGATCGGCATCGCCTGGTGGCGATCGATCTGGCAGATGGCCGACGCCATCTGCTGGCCGAAGGCGCTGATTTCTACGCGGCACCGACCTTGAGTCCTGACGGTCGACGTCTGGCCTGGATCGAGTGGAATCGCCCGGATCAGCCCTGGACCGCAACACGCCTGATGGTTGCCGAACGCCAGCGCGATCACACCTTTGCGCAGCCGCGTTGTGTGGCCGGTGACGGTGCTCAGGAGTCACTGCAACAACCGGGATTCGATGACAGCGGCCGTCTGTATTGTCTGACCGATCGCGGCGGTTTCTGGCAGCCGTGGGTGGAGTCGACAGAAGGACTGAGCCCACTCCCGAGCACTGCTGCCGACCATGGACCGGCGCCCTGGCAATTGGGTGGTTGCACCTGGTTACCGTTGAGCGAAGACACTTATCTGGCGAGTTGGACCGAAGAGGGTTTTGGTCGACTGGGGCTTTGTCATGGCGATGGCTCCCGTGAGGATTTCACGGGCGACTACAGCCGCTTCCGCCATCTCGCACAGGATGAACAGTTCATCTACTGCATCGCTGCTTCGCCGGTCAGTTCGTCGGCAGTCATTGCCATCGACCGTGAAACACGCCAGGTCAACGTTCTGGCCGGCGGCATTGCACCGCTGCCCGCCGAACAGATCAGCCGCCCGCAAACCCTGTGCTATCCCAGCGGCTCAGGCGAGGCCCACGGTTTCTTCTACCCGGCGATGACCGGTGACACGAAACCGCCCTTGGTGGTGTTCATTCACGGCGGCCCGACTTCGGCCTGCTACCCGATGTTCGACCCGCGAATCCAGTATTGGGCACAACGCGGCTTCGCCGTGGCCGATCTCAACTACCGAGGCAGCAGCGGCTACGGCCGTGCTTATCGCCAGGCGCTGCATTTGAGCTGGGGCAAGGTGGACGTGGAAGATGCCTGCGCAGTGGTCGGCTACCTGGCCGGGCGCGGACTGATCGACGGCGATAAAGCGTTTATCCGTGGTGGCAGCGCCGGCGGGTACACCGCATTGTGCGCATTGGCCTTTCACAAGGTCTTTCGTGCGGGCGCCAGCCTGTATGGCGTCAGCGATCCCGTTGCGCTGGGCCGCGTCACCCACAAGTTCGAAAGCGATTATCTGGACTGGTTGATCGGAGACCCGGTAGAGGACGCTG
The Pseudomonas sp. GR 6-02 genome window above contains:
- a CDS encoding Lrp/AsnC family transcriptional regulator; this encodes MPDTRPPVLDEIDRQLIAALQINARESVAMLARQLGIARTTVTSRLARLEKAKVITGYGVRLGQRVVDGGLQAYVGITVQPRSGKEVLRRLSAMAQVQQLCAVSGEFDYVAWLRTDSPEQLDQLLDQIGSVDGVEKTTTSIILSSKIDRGQPV
- a CDS encoding flavin monoamine oxidase family protein codes for the protein MNKNNRHPADGKKPVTIFGPDFPFAFDDWIEHPAGLGSIPAHNHGAEVAIVGAGIAGLVAAYELMKLGLKPVVYEASKMGGRLRSQAFNGAEGIIAELGGMRFPVSSTAFYHYVDKLGLETKPFPNPLTPASGSTVIDLEGKTHYAQKLADLPALFQEVADAWADALEDGSRFGEIQQAIRDRDVPRLKELWNTLVPLWDDRTFYDFVATSKAFAKLSFHHREVFGQVGFGTGGWDSDFPNSMLEIFRVVMTNCDDHQHLVVGGVEQVPQGIWRHVPERCVHWPEGTSLSSLHNGAPRTGVKKIAHAAGGRFAVTDNWGDTREYAAVLTTCQSWLLTTQIECDESLFSQKMWMALDRTRYMQSSKTFVMVDRPFWKDKDPETGRDLMSMTLTDRLTRGTYLFDNGDDKPGVICLSYSWMSDALKMLPQPVEKRVKLALDALKKIYPKVDIAARIIGDPITVSWEADPHFLGAFKGALPGHYRYNQRMYAHFMQDDMPPEQRGIFIAGDDVSWTPAWVEGAVQTSLNAVWGIMKHFGGETHAENPGPGDVFNEIGPIALPE
- a CDS encoding carbon-nitrogen hydrolase family protein, with product MRVALYQCPPLPLDVAGNLQRLHQLALEAKGADLLVVPEMFLTGYNIGIDAVSVLAEVHNGESAQQIARIAKAAGIAILYGYPERTEDGQIYNAVQLIDAHGERLCNYRKTHLFGDLDHSMFSPGSDEFPLVELNGWKLGFLICYDLEFPENARRLALAGAELILVPTANMIPYDFIADVTVRARAFENQCYVAYANYCGSEGEIQYCGQSSIAAPDGSRIAQAGLDEALIVGELDRQLMIDSRAANRYFLDRRPELYDALNKR
- the pqqF gene encoding pyrroloquinoline quinone biosynthesis protein PqqF codes for the protein MPALNHPHLHTETLANGLRVTLRHAPGLKRGAAALRVAAGSHDVPSAWPGLAHFLEHLLFLGTERFPAGQGLMAYVQGHGGQVNARTSERTTDFFFELPPQAFSAGLERLSDMLAHPRMNPDDQRREREVLHAEFVAWSRDATAQQQFALFDGLSAAHPLRAFHAGNRYSLPIPQPEFQQALKDFHQQFYQTGQMTLSLAGPQSLEALKGMAQAFALAIPAGKKVPQAKPSLLMDSSANSYQQAGERRLDLLFTFEGLPDSSPEALAFLCHWLTAAKTGGLVAQLRDSGLADNLKAAPLYCYAGQALLHIEFTLPANTTQSGNVIRERLLDWLGFFASRQDWAQLREEYAALQQRQQQVSSALQLAQRDSEQLEPGLSEQGVVALKAILQQIGAVDNFTGQWQLPPPNPFLRTETPAPNAGLIRGQTSAHRGLRTFAQDRSRSRRERSPMQFSQALPDNTDEGAVYLRWRLESAPHGRLQTNLENNLGPLREDARQAGVDVSFSASGNEWLLKLTGLQEPMPTVLEHVLKALTKPDARFLQEAPTATPLMPIRQLLKALPDLCTEHTAASDDLQQLWSSARWDGLATGLSAQTQAAMGLALSRVPGTPDHQSTSPLSIGSQHLWSAIDTGSSEHALLLFCPTATHDIADEAAWRLLAHVCQTPFYQRLRVELQLGYAVFSGLRQINGQTGLLFGVQSPSVAPLDLLQHIEQFLGELERMIESIDELTFIAQRQALADQFDSTALPNTQAAELLWQGKLAGHSSDYLGLLPQAILKIDRKALLAAAQRLNRAEGGWRCLASGPCPTTRWQVAK
- the pqqA gene encoding pyrroloquinoline quinone precursor peptide PqqA, translated to MSWSKPAYTDLRIGFEVTMYFASR
- the pqqB gene encoding pyrroloquinoline quinone biosynthesis protein PqqB; this encodes MFVQILGSAAGGGFPQWNCNCANCAGFRDGSLRAEARTQSSIAISDDGVNWVLCNASPDIRAQLQSFAPMQPGRALRDTGISAIILMDSQIDHTTGLLSLREGCPHQVWCTDMVHEDLSTGFPLFTMLTHWNGGLNWNRIELDQSFTVPACPNLRFTPLPLRSAAPPYSPHRFDPHPGDNIGLIVEDLSTGGKLFYAPGLGKVDAPLLKIMASSDCLLVDGTMWDDDEMQRRGVGTRTGREMGHLAQNGPGGMLEVLEQLPKQRKVLIHINNTNPILDEDSPERAELARREVEVAYDGMSIVL
- the pqqC gene encoding pyrroloquinoline-quinone synthase PqqC encodes the protein MTDTPMSPAEFEAALRAKGAYYHIYHPYHVAMYEGRATREQIQGWVANRFYYQVNIPLKDAAILANCPDREIRREWIQRLLDHDGAPGEDGGIEAWLRLGQAVGLDPDQLRSQELVLPGVRFAVDAYVNFARRARWQEAASSSLTELFAPQIHQSRLDSWPQHYPWIDPAGYEYFRTRLGQARRDVEHGLAITLQHYTTREGQERMLEILQFKLDILWSMLDAMSMAYELNRPPYHSVTEQRVWHKGITL
- the pqqD gene encoding pyrroloquinoline quinone biosynthesis peptide chaperone PqqD; the protein is MSFDRSKTPTWRPGYRFQYEPAQKGHVLLYPEGMIKLNESAALIGGLIDGQRDVAAIIAELDKQFPGVPELGDDIEQFMEVARAQHWIELA
- the pqqE gene encoding pyrroloquinoline quinone biosynthesis protein PqqE; translated protein: MSGKLPPKPEIGLPLWLLAELTYRCPLQCPYCSNPLDFAEQGQELTTEQWIKVFREAREMGAAQLGFSGGEPLVRQDLAELIAEARKLGFYTNLITSGIGLTEQKISDFKKAGLDHIQISFQASDEQVNNLLAGSKKAFAQKLEMARAVKAHGYPMVLNFVTHRHNIDKIDRIIELCIALEADFVELATCQFYGWAQLNRVGLLPTKEQLVRAERITNEYRAKLEAEGHPCKLIFVTPDYYEERPKACMNGWGSIFLTVTPDGTALPCHGARQLPVQFPNVRDHSMQHIWYDSFGFNRFRGYDWMPEPCRSCDEKEKDFGGCRCQAFMLTGDASNADPVCSKSKHHGVILKAREEAEHATQTIEQLAFRNERNSRLIAKS